One genomic segment of Nitrospira sp. SG-bin1 includes these proteins:
- a CDS encoding exopolyphosphatase → MSKLAVIDIGTNSIHMVLAEILPDASFKILDRFKDITRLGNGVFATKRLSDEAMARALDVLNTLVTLARNKGFDRIIAVATSAVREAQNGGDFVAFIMEQMGLRVRVISGTEEARLIFLGVKNSIALPDGPTLIVDIGGGSVELIVGNPEGLIHGKSLKLGAIRLAEHFLPKTPPSESMMQALEQAVLTHLREAFASFKIKKFHSLVATSGMAGNIGEVVHYRQTGRPLPQHNLATISLKDLRSLETELAKSSVKARLAIPGLDPKRVDTLLPAAVVLRRLLELSGLNEVTLCDKAIREGVIYDFVARHREGLKAENDIPDVRRRNVIGLARRCHAPEAHSQHVAGLALRLFDQTKREHHLGQQERTWLEYAAVLHDVGYLINPRQHHKHTYYLIKHSDLGGFTAEEIDVVANIARYHRRALPSLKHEGFDDLTPRIQRVVKILASLLRIADGLDRTHFSLVQAVNVKFGKQMTIEVHLTGDAEMELWAAKSRADLFEQIFRRRVQFIGVPLGTEPS, encoded by the coding sequence GTGTCGAAACTCGCCGTCATCGACATAGGCACCAACTCCATTCACATGGTACTGGCCGAGATTCTGCCGGATGCCAGTTTCAAAATACTCGATCGGTTCAAAGACATCACGCGGCTTGGCAACGGTGTGTTCGCCACCAAGCGGCTTTCCGACGAAGCCATGGCGCGCGCCTTGGACGTCCTCAACACGTTGGTCACGCTCGCCCGAAACAAAGGATTTGACCGTATCATCGCCGTCGCAACCAGCGCAGTGCGCGAAGCTCAAAATGGCGGTGATTTCGTCGCCTTCATCATGGAGCAGATGGGGCTGCGGGTGCGGGTGATCAGCGGGACAGAGGAAGCTCGGCTGATTTTCCTGGGAGTCAAAAACAGTATCGCGCTCCCGGACGGACCGACTCTTATCGTCGACATCGGAGGCGGATCCGTGGAATTGATCGTGGGCAACCCGGAAGGGTTGATCCACGGCAAGAGCCTCAAACTCGGTGCGATCCGTTTGGCGGAGCACTTCCTCCCCAAGACTCCACCCTCCGAGTCGATGATGCAGGCCCTGGAGCAGGCCGTGCTCACCCACCTGCGCGAGGCGTTTGCCTCCTTCAAGATCAAGAAGTTTCATTCACTGGTCGCCACGTCCGGCATGGCGGGAAACATCGGCGAGGTCGTCCACTACCGTCAAACCGGACGACCATTGCCCCAGCACAACCTTGCGACGATCTCGCTGAAAGATCTCCGATCTCTTGAAACGGAACTGGCCAAGTCATCGGTGAAGGCTCGTTTGGCGATCCCCGGTCTGGACCCCAAGCGTGTCGATACGCTGTTGCCGGCCGCCGTGGTCCTCCGCCGTCTTCTGGAGCTGTCCGGCCTCAACGAGGTGACGCTCTGCGACAAAGCCATTCGAGAGGGTGTGATCTATGACTTTGTCGCGCGGCACCGAGAGGGGCTCAAAGCGGAAAACGATATTCCAGACGTTCGGCGCCGGAACGTGATCGGCCTTGCCCGCCGCTGCCACGCGCCCGAGGCGCACTCGCAGCACGTGGCCGGCTTGGCATTGCGTCTCTTCGATCAAACTAAACGGGAACATCACTTGGGCCAACAGGAACGCACTTGGTTGGAATACGCGGCCGTCTTGCACGATGTGGGATATCTCATCAACCCGCGCCAACATCACAAACACACCTACTATCTGATCAAGCACAGCGATCTGGGGGGCTTCACGGCCGAGGAGATCGATGTCGTCGCCAACATCGCGCGCTACCACCGACGAGCATTGCCGTCGCTGAAGCATGAAGGATTCGATGATCTCACACCTCGCATACAGCGCGTGGTCAAAATCCTCGCCTCGTTGTTGCGGATCGCCGACGGGCTCGATCGGACACATTTTTCCCTGGTCCAGGCCGTGAACGTCAAGTTTGGGAAGCAGATGACGATCGAAGTACATCTGACAGGAGACGCGGAGATGGAGTTATGGGCCGCGAAAAGCAGAGCCGACCTCTTCGAACAGATCTTCCGTCGCCGCGTTCAGTTCATCGGAGTGCCGCTGGGAACCGAGCCATCATGA
- a CDS encoding thymidylate kinase has protein sequence MTDPHTTKTAPHPHPGKLIIVEGIDGSGKSTQLQLLHKWLESKGHKVFFTEWNSSELVKETTKRGKKSKSLTPTTFSLLHATDFASRLYHQILPPLKAGMIVLADRYMYTAFARDVVRGVSHEWVRKLYAFAIRPDMAFYFNVPIEVAISRLSRGTRGHFKYYEAGMDLNLSPDITESFRLFQSRILTEYDKIVDEFGLLTMDATQDIETQQEQMRALVEEALRGYKPRRGTYGRRTLFWRRFEVPRSE, from the coding sequence ATGACCGACCCTCACACAACGAAGACAGCCCCTCATCCTCATCCCGGCAAGCTGATCATCGTCGAAGGCATCGACGGATCCGGCAAAAGCACCCAACTGCAATTGCTGCATAAGTGGTTGGAGTCCAAGGGGCACAAGGTGTTTTTTACCGAATGGAACTCCTCGGAACTCGTGAAAGAGACTACTAAACGCGGGAAAAAATCGAAGAGCCTTACTCCGACGACATTCAGCTTGCTACACGCCACGGACTTTGCCAGCCGGCTCTATCATCAGATTCTCCCCCCGTTGAAGGCCGGGATGATCGTCCTAGCCGATCGATACATGTACACGGCGTTTGCACGCGATGTCGTGCGGGGCGTCTCCCACGAGTGGGTGCGGAAACTGTACGCGTTTGCGATCAGGCCGGATATGGCGTTTTACTTCAACGTTCCGATCGAAGTCGCGATCTCTCGACTCTCGCGAGGAACCCGCGGGCACTTCAAGTACTATGAAGCCGGGATGGATCTGAATCTGAGTCCGGATATCACCGAAAGCTTCAGGCTTTTTCAGTCTCGCATCCTCACCGAATACGACAAGATCGTCGACGAATTCGGCCTCTTGACGATGGATGCGACTCAAGACATCGAGACGCAACAGGAACAGATGCGGGCGCTTGTGGAAGAAGCGCTCCGCGGCTATAAACCAAGACGAGGCACCTATGGGCGACGCACGCTTTTTTGGCGACGGTTTGAAGTACCTCGATCCGAGTGA
- a CDS encoding exopolysaccharide biosynthesis protein: MDRIRTALELYRDSKGSSQGETSRRTAQSVPPSITYTRTKSLSIPYDVLHGHRVMAAHKKGPFVDAYKILRTQVTQRLRENGWNVVGVTSPGYGEGKTLTAVNLAVSLAMETTQTVLLVDSDLQDPTVHQVFGLNDCLGLADYLLDDQPVEDLLLHPGIGRFVLLPGGRAISNSTEILTSPKMLALVEELKHRYPSRVVIFDLPPLLHTADVLAFSPYTDALLMVVEEGKTTGDELQRALTLVKNSRPVLGTVLNKAGRSSLTLAQMKAMVSM; encoded by the coding sequence ATGGATCGTATTCGTACGGCTCTTGAATTGTATAGAGACTCTAAAGGCTCCTCCCAGGGAGAGACCTCCAGACGGACTGCTCAATCGGTGCCGCCATCGATCACCTATACACGAACCAAGTCGCTCAGTATTCCGTATGACGTTTTGCACGGACACCGAGTCATGGCGGCACACAAGAAAGGACCGTTCGTCGATGCGTATAAGATTCTTCGAACGCAGGTCACGCAGCGACTGCGAGAGAACGGGTGGAACGTGGTGGGAGTGACGAGTCCTGGTTACGGCGAAGGCAAGACTCTGACTGCCGTCAACTTGGCGGTCAGTCTGGCCATGGAGACGACCCAGACGGTGCTGCTCGTCGATTCCGATCTACAGGATCCCACCGTGCATCAGGTCTTCGGCTTGAACGACTGCCTCGGTCTAGCAGACTATCTGTTGGACGATCAGCCCGTCGAAGACCTGCTTCTCCACCCGGGAATCGGACGGTTCGTCTTGTTGCCGGGAGGACGAGCGATCTCAAACTCCACGGAGATCTTAACCTCTCCCAAAATGCTGGCGCTCGTCGAGGAGTTGAAGCATCGGTATCCGTCTCGCGTCGTGATATTCGACCTGCCTCCATTGCTCCATACGGCGGATGTCTTGGCGTTCTCCCCGTATACGGACGCCCTTTTGATGGTCGTGGAGGAAGGGAAGACGACGGGTGACGAACTCCAGCGAGCCCTGACGCTCGTCAAAAACTCACGCCCGGTATTGGGAACGGTGTTGAACAAGGCCGGCCGATCGTCATTGACGCTTGCACAGATGAAGGCCATGGTGTCCATGTAG
- a CDS encoding sugar transporter, with protein MCCSVRSIIGGLLVVAAAVLVNSIALAGDAITPGVVSMADPEYRLGPEDILLVSVWKDEQLTREVVVRPDGMFSFPLIGDIQAEDRTVEEIRGDIVKRLTKYIPNPNVSVAVTKVISYKVYVVGRVNKPGEYLIGHYTDVLQALSLAGGLTPFAAENDIKVMRRVRGAQRAIPFRYGDVRKGRDLEQNILLQRGDIVMVP; from the coding sequence ATGTGTTGTTCTGTTCGATCGATCATCGGCGGTTTGCTTGTCGTTGCAGCGGCAGTGCTAGTGAATTCGATTGCTCTGGCAGGTGATGCGATAACGCCTGGAGTGGTGTCGATGGCCGATCCCGAGTATCGCCTCGGTCCCGAGGATATCTTGCTGGTATCGGTGTGGAAGGATGAACAGTTGACACGAGAGGTTGTCGTCCGCCCGGACGGGATGTTTTCGTTTCCCCTGATTGGCGATATTCAGGCCGAAGACCGAACGGTCGAGGAGATTCGCGGCGACATCGTGAAGCGGCTGACGAAGTATATTCCGAATCCCAATGTTTCCGTGGCGGTCACCAAAGTCATCAGTTACAAGGTCTACGTCGTCGGGCGAGTGAATAAGCCCGGTGAGTACTTGATCGGCCATTATACCGACGTCCTGCAAGCACTCAGTCTTGCCGGTGGTCTGACTCCGTTCGCCGCGGAAAATGATATCAAGGTCATGCGTCGAGTGAGAGGAGCACAACGTGCGATTCCCTTCCGCTATGGAGATGTCCGCAAGGGGAGGGATTTGGAACAGAACATCCTGCTCCAGCGCGGTGACATCGTCATGGTGCCTTGA